Within Candidatus Methanomethylicota archaeon, the genomic segment ACCATTAACTCTAGGTGCAGACATAGTAGTCCACAGCACCACCAAATACATAGGGGGGCATAGCGACATCATAGGTGGAGCCATAATAACAAACAATGAGGAAATATACAAGAAGTTGAGAGCTAACATAACAAGTAGTGGTGGAGTACCAAGCCCATTCGATGCATGGCTAATATTGAGAAGTATAAGAACATTCCATGTGAGAATGGAGAGACATAATTACAATGCAATGAGAATAGCGCAATACCTATCAGGGAAGGAAGATGTGGAGAAAACATATTACCCTGGATTAAAGAGTCATGAGGGACATGAAATCGCAAAGAAACAGATGAAAACACCATATGGAAGTGAAGGTTATGGTGGAATGATATCATTCCAACTTAAAGCAGATATAAAGGGGGTTAGGAAATTCTTGAAAAGTTTAAAGATAATAGCATTAGCAGTAAGTCTTGGAGGGACGGAATCACTAATAGTTCACCCAGCAAGTATGCCACCATACAAACCACTAACAATGGAAGAGAAGGAGAGAATGGGAATATGGGATAACCTAATAAGATTCTCAGTGGGAATTGAAGATGTGGAAGACCTCATAGAAGACCTTGAAACAGCATTTAAAGAGATGAAGAAATAGAAGTGTAAAGGTGGCTTTACCAAGATAATGGCAACATATAATTACTTTCTAAATTTCAAAGCCAATTCACCAATCTTAACACCAAACTTCTTTGCATTATCCAAATCAGAAGATGAAGGTGCACCTCTAACTGTAAGGAATGGTTCAACAAGATTAAAGCCCATACTCTTAAGTCTACCCATCAGAATACTGTAGGCGGATGGACCCCAACCATAACACCCGAATATTGAAGCATACCTACCAACCCCAAGCTTCTTAACTTCAATGAAATCCAACACATTAAGGATTGTTGGGAAAACGTTGGCATCATATGTTGGTGTACCAAATACCAGTACTGGAGCATCCAAAACCTCCTTAAGTATGAAGCTCACATTAACCCTTGAAGCATCAAATGAAGCCACCCTAACACCAGTGGATTCAACACCCATACCAATAGCCTCAGCCAACATCTTCGTATGACCATACATCGAACCATAAATTAACACAACTTTAACTTCAAATTCAGGTTTACTCCATGAAACATACTTATCAACAATTAAACGTGGATTAAACTTGTATATGGGTCCATGGGAGGGGGCAATTATCTTGAAATTTAAACCTAAACTTGAAAGCTTCTCCACAGCTTTAATAACATGTTCACGATAACCTACAACTATATTTGAAAAGTACCTCTTAGCTTCATCCAAGTAAATGTTTAAGTCAACTTCATTATCGAATAATTTACCATTTAAAGCTCCAAAGGATCCAAATGCATCACAGCTAAATAGAACCCCCTCAAGTTTTAGGAAGCTCATCATGGTGTCAGGCCAATGAAGCCATGGAGTTAAGTGAAATGTCAAAGTATCTCCACCAATATCCATAGACATACCATCATTAACAGATTTAACCATGTCTTCACCCAGATTGAAGAAGGCTTTATGTAAATTGACAGCGAATGGGGAGCATAAAATCTTGCAATTTACAGCTTCCCTCAAAAGTGCAAGTATGGATCCACTATGATCATGCTCCAAGTGATGTGAAACTAAGAAGTCGATGCTCTTCAAATCCACCAAACCCTTCAAATCCTCAATGAACCTTTCAGAGAACCTTTGAGGAACAGTGTCTAATAGTATGGTCTTCTCATCACCAAAGATTATATATGAATTATAGCTTACACCCAAGGGTAAAGGCCATAACGATTCAAATAAGTCTAAATCCTTGTCATCATAACTCAAGCAGTAAACCCTATCAGATACCTTCCCCACAGTCATAATCGACACTTGTTAATGTATTTATTACATAGGTAAATTTAACGATTTCTAAATTAACGTCTAAATCTCCTAAAGGATATTTTAGCTGTCAAAACCTTCTCACTCTTAAAGAATTTTGATGCAATGTACAGTACCGCCATGGAGAAAATGGCCATATACACTATTCCAATAATTAGGAAACTGTAGTTTTCCAGTAAAGCAGCTCTTGGGGAAGCCAATGTATAAGTGTATGGTATGAGGTAGAGTGGAATCTGGAGAGATATTGGGAGAGAGTTAACGTCGGTGAACATGGATACCATCATTGGAACTATCATTAGGAAGTATAGGTAACCAACAAGCGTCTGAGCACTCCTAACATCCTCAGCGAATACCGCTATCAATAATGCCAACACAAGAGATGAAACCATACTTAGAAACAACGTTAAACCTGTAAGTAGAAGTCCAATGGGAGTCATAGTCAAACCAATATCGCTGAGTGACAAGTTAATCGTTGGAAAACCAAAGGAGGTTACAGAGGTATAATAGTATGTGTATGCAAACATGAAGGATATTGAACCTAAAACTGCAAGCATCACTGAACTCATAAGCTTAGCTAACAAAATTGTAAATCTACTGACTGGAAGCGTCAATAGGGTTTCAAGCGTCTTATACTCCTTTTCCAAAGCT encodes:
- a CDS encoding FprA family A-type flavoprotein, which encodes MTVGKVSDRVYCLSYDDKDLDLFESLWPLPLGVSYNSYIIFGDEKTILLDTVPQRFSERFIEDLKGLVDLKSIDFLVSHHLEHDHSGSILALLREAVNCKILCSPFAVNLHKAFFNLGEDMVKSVNDGMSMDIGGDTLTFHLTPWLHWPDTMMSFLKLEGVLFSCDAFGSFGALNGKLFDNEVDLNIYLDEAKRYFSNIVVGYREHVIKAVEKLSSLGLNFKIIAPSHGPIYKFNPRLIVDKYVSWSKPEFEVKVVLIYGSMYGHTKMLAEAIGMGVESTGVRVASFDASRVNVSFILKEVLDAPVLVFGTPTYDANVFPTILNVLDFIEVKKLGVGRYASIFGCYGWGPSAYSILMGRLKSMGFNLVEPFLTVRGAPSSSDLDNAKKFGVKIGELALKFRK
- a CDS encoding PLP-dependent aspartate aminotransferase family protein, with the translated sequence MRYGTKAVWVGNEPDYTGAVVPPIYMVSTFRQTDPEIKDKYVYTRLGNPTIERLERKIAALEEGKYAIATSSGMAAIDTVLRLLKPGDEIITMETLYATTINLMKTTYAQYGVKVKFIDLTKTENLVGNISRETRMIYFETPTNPLLKIVDIEEVCKIVKDENSEAIIVVDNTFASPYNQRPLTLGADIVVHSTTKYIGGHSDIIGGAIITNNEEIYKKLRANITSSGGVPSPFDAWLILRSIRTFHVRMERHNYNAMRIAQYLSGKEDVEKTYYPGLKSHEGHEIAKKQMKTPYGSEGYGGMISFQLKADIKGVRKFLKSLKIIALAVSLGGTESLIVHPASMPPYKPLTMEEKERMGIWDNLIRFSVGIEDVEDLIEDLETAFKEMKK